A single window of Salvia splendens isolate huo1 chromosome 8, SspV2, whole genome shotgun sequence DNA harbors:
- the LOC121744664 gene encoding zinc finger protein AZF2-like encodes MDNAAPLRWIKKSRRSKRPRPHWRDDEYDAALSLLLLSESGGGFCNSTTGAADPKISPPKPIQEITPSPLIIKIKRPKTASPDTPLPPPAYACSMCGKVFPCSQALGGHMTVHRQKKGKAVVVSDDHHHHNSARVHECLVCHEAFDSGQALGGHMRKHYDKSKLARKGAGGEISSDRGGASTSGATASARPMFMFDLNLPAPEEED; translated from the coding sequence ATGGACAACGCTGCTCCCCTCCGTTGGATCAAGAAATCGAGGCGCTCCAAGCGACCACGGCCCCATTGGCGCGACGATGAATACGACGCCGCATTgtccctcctcctcctctccgaGTCCGGCGGCGGCTTCTGCAATTCCACCACCGGCGCCGCTGATCCAAAAATCTCCCCTCCGAAGCCAATTCAAGAAATCACTCCCTCGCCTTTGATCATCAAAATCAAAAGGCCAAAAACAGCCTCCCCCGATacgccgctgccgcctccaGCCTACGCGTGCTCGATGTGCGGTAAGGTTTTCCCATGCTCGCAGGCGCTGGGTGGACACATGACAGTCCACCGCCAAAAGAAGGGAAAGGCCGTCGTCGTTTCGGATgatcaccaccaccacaactCCGCTAGGGTTCACGAGTGCTTGGTCTGCCATGAGGCGTTCGACTCCGGGCAGGCGTTGGGCGGACACATGAGGAAGCACTATGATAAATCCAAACTCGCCAGAAAAGGCGCGGGCGGGGAGATCAGCTCTGACCGCGGAGGCGCCTCCACCAGCGGCGCTACTGCTAGTGCTAGACCAATGTTCATGTTCGACTTGAACCTGCCGGCGCCGGAGGAGGAGGATTAA